A stretch of DNA from Brevibacterium ihuae:
CCAACACCGTCTTCTTCCACGACCTCGAGGAGAAGCTGCGGTACCTCGTCGAGCACGACTACTACGAGAAGGAGGTGCTCGACCAGTACTCCTTCGAGTTCATCCAGCGCCTCTCGCAGGCCGCCTACAAGCACAAGTTCCGGTTCCAGACCTTCCTCGGCGCGTTCAAGTTCTACACCTCGTACACGCTCAAGACCTTCGACGGGAAGCGCTTCCTCGAGCGCTTCGAGGACCGCGTCGTCATGGTCGCGCTGTTCCTCGCCCGCGGTGACGAGAAGCTCGCCGCCGCGCTCATGGAGGAGATCATCACCGGCCGCTTCCAGCCGGCCACCCCGACCTTCCTCAACGCCGGCAAGAAGCAGCGCGGCGAGCTCGTGTCGTGCTTCCTCCTGCGCATCGAGGACAACATGGAGTCGATCGGCCGCTCGATCAACTCCGCGCTGCAGTTGTCCAAGCGCGGCGGCGGCGTCGCGTTCTCGCTGACGAACATCCGCGAGGCCGGTGCGCCGATCAAGAAGATCGAGAACCAGTCCTCCGGCGTCATCCCGGTGATGAAGCTCCTCGAGGACTCCTTCTCCTACGCGAACCAGCTCGGAGCGCGCCAGGGTGCGGGCGCGGTGTACCTCAACGCCCACCACCCGGACATCTACCGGTTCCTCGACACCAAGCGCGAGAACGCCGACGAGAAGATCCGGATCAAGACCCTGAGCCTCGGCGTCGTCGTCCCGGACATCACCTTCGAGCTCGCGAAGACGAACGAGGACATGTACCTCTTCAGCCCGTACGACGTCGAGCAGGTCTACGGAGTGCCGTTCACCGAGATCTCGGTGACGGAGAAGTACCACGAGATGGTCGACGACGCGCGGATCAAGAAGTCGAAGATCAACGCGCGCGAGTTCTTCCAGACGCTCGCGGAGATCCAGTTCGAGTCCGGCTACCCGTACATCATGTTCGAGGACACGGTGAACCGGGCCAACCCCATCGACGGTCGCATCACCATGTCGAACCTGTGCTCGGAGATCCTCCAGGTCTCGGAGCCCACGACGTACAACGCGGACCTGAGCTACGCCGAGGTGGGCAAGGACATCTCGTGCAACCTCGGCTCCCTCAACATCGCGCTGACGATGGATTCCGAGGACTTCGGACGGACCGTGGAGACCGCGATCCGCGGCCTCACCGCGGTGTCCGAGACCTCGGACATCGACTCGGTGCCGTCGATCGCGCGCGGCAACGAGATGTCGCACGCGATCGGCCTCGGGCAGATGAACCTCCACGGCTTCCTCGCCCGCGAGCGGATCCACTACGGCTCCGACGAGGGCCTCGACTTCACGAACATGTACTTCTACGCCGTCGCCTACCACTGCGTGCGCGCGTCGATGGAGATCGCCAAGGAGCGCGGCCGCACGTTCGCCGGGTTCGAGAAGTCGAAGTACGCCTCCGGCGAGTACTTCGAGAAGTACATCGAGCAGGAGTGGGCGCCGCGGACCGCGCGCGTCGCCGAGCTGTTCGCCGAGGCCGGCGTGTCGCTCCCGACACAGCAGGACTGGGCCGAGCTCAAGGCGCAGGTCGCCGAGCACGGGATGTACAACCAGAACCTCCAGGCCGTGCCGCCCACCGGCTCGATCTCGTACATCAACAACTCGACCTCGTCGATCCACCCCGTCGCCTCGCGGATCGAGATCCGCAAGGAGGGCAAGATCGGCCGCGTCTACTACCCGGCGCCGTTCATGTCGAACGACAACCTCGACTACTACCAGGACGCGTACGAGATCGGCTACGAGAAGATCATCGACACCTACGCCGAGGCGACGAAGCACGTCGACCAGGGGCTCTCGCTCACGCTGTTCTTCAAGGACACCGCGACGACCCGCGACATCAACAAGGCGCAGATCTACGCGTGGCGCAAGGGGATCAAGACGATCTACTACATCCGGATCCGGCAGCTCGCGCTGCAGGGCACCGAGGTCGAGGGCTGCGTCTCCTGCATGCTCTGAGCAGGCCGGACACGCACACACATCTGTGAGGAGAGACCATGAGTGAGAAGCTCACCCTCGTGTCGCACGTCGACGCGATCAACTGGAACCGGATCATCGACGAGATCGACTCCGAGGTCTGGGACCGCCTGACGGCCAACTTCTGGCTGCCGGAGAAGGTGCCGCTGTCCAACGACGTGCAGTCGTGGGCGACGCTCACCGAGGAGGAGAAGACGCTCACCATGCGCGTCTTCACCGGACTGACACTGCTCGACACCATCCAGGGCACGGTCGGCGCGGTGTCGCTCATCCCGGACGCGCTCACCCCGCACGAGGAGGCGGTGTACACGAACATCGCGTTCATGGAGAGCGTGCACGCGAAGTCGTACTCCTCGATCTTCTCGACGCTGTCCTCGACGCGCCAGATCGACGACGCCTTCCGCTGGTCGACGGAGAACCAGAGCCTGCAGCGCAAGGCCGACATCATCCTCAAGTACTACCGGGGCGACGAGCCGCTCAAGCGCAAGGTCGCCTCGACCCTGCTCGAGTCGTTCCTCTTCTACTCCGGCTTCTACCTGCCGATGTACTGGTCGAGCCACGCGAAGCTCACGAACACCGCCGACCTCATCCGCCTCATCATCCGCGACGAGGCCGTGCACGGGTACTACATCGGCTACAAGTACCAGCGCGGGCTCGAGCGGGTCGACGACGCGAAGAAACAGGAGCTCAAGGACTACACCTACGAGCTGCTCTTCGAGCTGTACGAGAACGAGGTGCAGTACACGCACGACCTCTACGATCCGGTGGGGCTGGCGGAGGACGTCAAGAAGTTCCTCCACTACAACGCCAACAAGGCGCTGATGAACCTCGGCTACGAGGCGATGTTCCCGTCGAGCGTGACCGACGTCAATCCGGCGATCCTGTCGGCGCTCTCGCCCAACGCGGACGAGAACCACGACTTCTTCTCCGGTTCGGGCTCCTCCTACGTCATCGGCAAGGCCGTCAACACCGAGGACGAGGACTGGGACTTCTGAGAACCCCGGTCACCGACCTCCGAGCGCCCTCGCTCGCCGCGCACCATCGCGGCAGCGGGGACGCTGTCGTCATTCACCTGCGGCCGTCCACCGAATACCTGCAGTGCTGCGTCGTCACCGCTGCGTGCCCGGCCGGTCCTCAGACGCCCGACCGTGAGGTCCGGGGGTGTACGGCGGCAGGCCGGGAGGCGACGCCGGCGGGCGATGGGCTCTGCTGCGCCGGACGAGGAGGATGACTCCCACGGTGATCGCAGCGAGCACGACCAGGATCACGAGCACGCCGATCACGATGGCGATGATGGTGAGGAGTCTGAGCACGGGAGCCTCCGTTCCGGTGCGAGATCGGTCGTCGGGACCAGGGTAGCGCGGAGGCGGAGCCGCGACGTGTCCATCATCGGCCCGCGGCAGGGATCCGATGGGCACCTGGGAGTATGGTGTGAGTCACACCCGTTCGCTTCCGACCGCTCGCGAGGTGCCCCGTGCTCGTCGTCATCGTCCCCATCGCCCTGCTGTTCCTCGTCGCGCTCGTCAAGCCGATCCCGCTCATCGGCGGGGACATCCGGGCGGCCCTCGTCATCGCCGGCATCTCCGCGGCCGTCATCGGCGGCGTCGGCCCCGGCGAGTTCGCCCTCGGCGTCGTCGACGGCATCGACAAGCTCGCCTGGGTCATGGCGCTCAGCCTGTTCGGCTCGATCTACGCCGAGTCCCAGGTGCGGCTCGGCACGATGACTGCGGTGCTCGACACTCTCCGGAGCCTGTTCGGGCGCTCGCCCAAGGGCCTCATCGCCGCGATCTTCATCACGCTCACCCTCGCCGGCTCCCTGCTCGGCGACGCGATCGCCGCCGCGACCGTCATCGGCTTCCTCGTCATCACCGCCCTCGCCGAGCTCAAGGTCAAGCCCGAGCAGATCGCGATGATGATCATGGTCGGCGCCTCGATCGGCTCGATCATGCCGCCGATCGCCCAGGCCCTGTTCCTCTCCTCCTCACTCGTCGAGACCGATCCGGGGCCCGTCGTCCTCATCGCCTACGCCACCGTCACCGTCGCGCTCGTCCTCGCCGTCCTCGAATCGTTCCGGTTCGTCCGCGGCCGGTCCCTGACGCCGGAGCTCCGCCCCCACCGAGTCCCTCGGCACGATGCTCCGCCGCACCTGGCCGGTGTTCGGCCCGCTCCTCGTCCTCATCGTCATCGTGATCCTCAACAGCGGGTTCGGCCTCAACGTCTTCACCGCTGTGCCCGGGCTCGGCGGGGTCGTCACGACCCTCGAGACGGTGCCGATCGTCAAGGGCCTCGTCCACGTCGTCGTCCTCGCGATCATCGTCGCCACGCTCGTGACGCTGTGCTATCCGCGCGCTCGACGCGAGGCCGGCAGCATCGTCGCCACCGGGATCGGGAACGTGCGCCAGACCCTCCTCATCCAGCTCTGCGCCGGCTTCATGGTCGGCATGTTCTACGCCTCGGGCGCGGTCGACCAGGTGTCTGCGGCCGCCGCGGGACTCGAATTGCAGGCCGTTGCCTTCGGCGGGTTCATCGGACTCGCGGTGCTCGGCATGCTCACCGGCTCCCAGACCACCGCGCAGACGGTCGTCGTCCCGTTCGCCGCCCCGCTGCTCCTCGCCTCGGCGGCGGACCCCGTCCACGTCGCCCTCGGCGCCTCGCACATCGCCTCGGGCGCCCAGAACCTGCCGCCGGTGGGGCTCACCGCCTTCGTCGTGTGCGGTCTCGTCGGGGCGACGCTCAGGACGAAGGTCGATCCGGTGAAGACCATGCTGCTGGCCCTGCCGAACTCCCTCTACTTCATGCTCGTGGGGCTCGTGTTCTGGCTGCTCTGAGCGGCCACCCGGGCGACTCCCACGCCGGCGAGCGCGACGACGACCCCGAGGATCTGGAACGGCGTGAGGGTGTCGCCGAACAGCAGGTAGGTCTGGATCGCCGCGAGCGGGGGAGCGGCGAGGACGACGATCGCCACGGTCGTCGGTGAGGTGGTGCGCACGAGGTGGAGCATGAGCGCCATCCCGAGGACCGAGATCCCGAGCACCGACCACGCGAGCGCACCGATGAGGCGCGCGCTCGGCTCGGGCAGGCTCTCGCCGAGCAGCACGGCCCCGCCCACGGCGACGATCGCCCCGCCGGTCATCTGCCAGGCCAGCGTGGGCAGCATCGCCGCGCTGCGCACCGCAGGCTGGAGCATCGTGCCGATCGTCAGGGCGGTGATCGACGCGAGCGCCATGACGACGAGACCTGCGGTGACGACTCCCGTGCTCGCCCCGGGTCCGAGGACGAGGCCGAGTCCGAGGAGCGACACGACGATCCCGATGACGACGCTCGGGCGCGGCAGGGAGCGGTGGGCGACCGCGGCGACGATGACGGTGAGGACCGGCTGCCACCCGCCGAACAGCGCCATGATGCCGGCGGGCAGCCCCTCGGCGATCGCGACGTAGACGAGGCACAGGTAGACGCCGTTGACGAGGCCCCCGATCCCCAGGTGGGCGCCCACGGTCCTGAGGTCCGGCATGCGCGGGCGCACGAGCGCGCATGCGCCGAACAGGAGCGCCGCGGCGATGGCGAAGCGCAGCGCGAGGAAGGTGTTGGGCTCCGCCGCGCCGTGGATGAACCGCCCGACGACGAACCCGGTCGACCAGATGAAGGCGAACGCCGCCGCGACGATGACGCCCATGTGCTCAGCTCCCCGCTCCGCAGGAGCGACGACGCGGGCCCGAGCACTCGGTGCTCGGGCCCGCGGTCGGGATTCGGGTCACTCAGGCGCCCACGCGCGCGAAGAGGTCCTTCTTCGCCTGGTCGAACTCGGCGGCGAACCGCTCGACGAGCTCGGCGGTCGGCAGCGACTCGGAGATCGCGCCGACTCCCTGACCGGAGCCCCAGATGTCCTTCCAGGCCTTGGCCTTCTGATTGCCCCCGGAGCCGAAGTTCATCTTCGACGGATCGGATTCGGGCAGGTCGTTCGGGTCGAGGCCGGCCGCCTCGATCGAGCCGCGCAGGTAGTTGCCGTGCACACCGGTGAAGAGGTTGGAGTAGACGATGTCGTCGGCATCGGAGTCGACGATCATCTGCCGGTAGCCGTCCTGGACGTTCGCCTCCGGGGTGGAGAGGAAGGCGGATCCGATGTAGGCGAAGTCGGCCCCGGTCGCGAGGGCGGCGAGGATCGACTGCCCGTGGGCGATCGCCCCGGAGAGCGCGATCGGGCCGTCGAACCATGACCGGATCTCCCGGACGAGAGCGAACGGCGACTGCGAGCCAGCGTGACCGCCGGCGCCGGCGGCCACCGGGATGAGCCCGTCGGCGCCCTTCTCGATCGCCTTGTGCGCGAAGCGGTTGTTGATGACGTCGTGGAGGATGACGCCGCCGTAGGAGTGCACCGCCTCGTAGACGTCCTCGCGGGCGCCGAGCGAGGTGATGACGAGCGGCACCTCGTGCTTGACGACGAGCTCGAGGTCCTCCTCGAGCCGGTTGTTCGTCCGGTGGACGATGAGGTTCGCGGCGAAGGTGCCGACCGGGGAGCCCGGATTGGCCTTGGCGTAGGCCTCGTTGGATTCGCGGATGTCGGTGAACCACTCGTCGAGCATCGGCAGCGGCCGGGCGTTGAGGGTCGGGAACGCGCCGATGATGCCGGCCTGGCACTGGGCCTTGACGAGCTCGGGGCCGGAGGCGATGAACTGCGGGGACGCGATGACCGGCAGTCGCAGCGGACGGGTGAGCACCTCGGGCAGTGCCATGAGTTCTCCTCGGAGTGTCGACGATGACGCGGGCGCGCGCGGGCGCCCTCTCCTGAACTTTAACGCACCCGCAGGGCAGGCGAAAGAGTCAGGGCTGACTGAATGCGGAGTTCCCCCTGGTCCATGTCTGTGACCAGGGGGAACTCGTGATCGTGCGCGAGGGTCGACGCGCCGAGGCGGTGCGTGAAGGAGCGAACGAACGTCCGATCCGAGGGGCGACCCGACGGCCCGCCGCGCGGCGGGCACTCAGGTGTGGGTGAAGTTCGGCTCCCGCTTCTCGATGAAGGCCGCCATGCCCTCGCTCTGGTCGTTCGTCGCGAGCGAGGCGTGGAACAGCCGGCGCTCGTAGCGCAGTCCCTGTTCGAGCGTCGTCTCGAACGCGACGTTGACGGCCTCCTTGACCAGCGCCGAGGCGATCTGGGACTTGCCCGCGATGACCGCGGCGATCTCCTTCGCCTCGGTGAGCAGCTCCTCGTGCTCGACAACGCGCGCGACGAGGCCCGAGCGCTCGGCCTCTTCGGCACCGATCATCCGGCCGGTGAGGCACAGGTCCATCGCCTTGGCCTTGCCGATCGCGCGGGTGAGGCGCTGGGACCCGCCCATGCCCGGCAGCACGCCGAGGTTGATCTCGGGCTGCCCGAACTTCGCCTTGGTCGAGGCGATGAGGATGTCGCACATCATCGCGAGCTCGCAGCCGCCGCCGAGCGCGAAGCCGTTGACCGCGGCGATGATCGGCACGCGGACATCGGCCAGCCGGGTCCAGCCGGCGAACCAGTCGGCCTTGTAGGCGGTCGCGAAGTCGAGGCTCTGCATCTCCTTGATGTCGGCCCCGGCGGCGAAGGCGCGGTCCGCGCCGGTGATGATGATCGCCGACACCTCGTCGTCGGCGTCGAGCTCCGCGGCCGCCGTCGTGACGTCGGTGAGCACCTGCATGTTGAGCGCGTTGAGCGCCTGGGGGCGATTGAGGGTGATGATGCCGTAGCCGTCACCCTTCTCCACGAGCACGGTGTCGAAATCGGTCATGAGAAGACCGTCCTCTCCTGTTCGGTGTCGAGAATGGCCCGGATCTCGTCCTCGGTGATCCCGGCCAGGGTGGGCGGATCCCACTGCGGGTTGCGGTCCTTGTCGATGACCTGGGCGCGGATGCCCTCGACGAGGTCCGGTCGCTTGCCGATCTCCGTGGCAGCGCGGAGATCGCGCTCGAGGACCTCCTCGAGCTTCATGTCCTTCGCGGTGCGGATCATCTCGTAGGTCACCGCGAGCGAGCGCGGCGACTTGGTCTCGAGCAGGTCCGCGGTCTTCTGCGCGTCCTCGTTCGGGTGGCGGCGCAGGCGGTCGATGATCTCGACCACGGAGTCCGCGGAGAAGCATGCGGCGATCCACCCCTCGGCGACCGACAGCTCGTTCTCCGGGGGCTCCTCGGCGAACCGCGCGATGACGGTGTCGACGGCGAACGCCTCGGCCTCGAGGGCCTCGATGAGCTCGGGGATGCGGTCGCGGTCGATGTAGGTGTCGGCGAGGCCGTAGGCGATCGCGGCGCCGGCGCCCACCGGTTCACCGGTCAGGCCCATGTACATGCCGACCTCGCTCGGGAGCTGGGCGAGCAGGTAGGTGCCGCCGACGTCGGGGAACAGGCCGATCCCGGTCTCGGGCATCCCGATCTTCGTGGTCTCGGTGACGAGTCGGTGCGAGCCGTGCACGGACACGCCGACGCCGCCGCCCATGGTGATGCCGTCGAGGATCGCGACATAGGGCTTGGGGTACTCCGCGATCGCGTGATTCATCGCGTACTCGTCGGCCCAGAAGGTCATGTTCTCGGCGTTCGTGCCCTCGGAGATGTCGCGATGGATCGCCTTGATGTCGCCGCCGGCGCACAGCCCGCGCTCGCCGCGTCCGGTGATGAGCACCGCCGCCACCTGCGTGTCGGTCTGCCACTGCCGCAGCGCGGCGTCGATCGTCTGGACCATGTCGGTGCTCAGGGCGTTGATCGCCTTGGGCTTGTTGAGCTCGATGCGGCCGAGCGCACCGACGGTTCGAATGATGACAGTCGCCTCGTCATCGGGGGAGGTCGCCATTTATCCCACTCCTGTGCTCTTGCGGGAGATGATCACCCGCATGATCTCGTTCGTGCCTTCGAGGATCTGGTGGACGCGGAGATCGCGGACCAGCGTCTCGATTCCATACTCTGTCAGATATCCGTAGCCGCCGAACAGCTGCAGGGCGTCATTGGCCACCTCGAAGCCGGTGTCCGTGGCGGTGAGCTTGGCCATCGCGGAGAGCAGCGAGGTGTTCGGATCGCCGGCGTCATAGGCTGCGGCGGCCCGCCACAGCATCGAGCGCGCGGACTCGAGCCGGGCCTGCATGTCGGCGAGCGTGAAGCGCAGCGCCTGGAATCCGGTGAGCTCGGTGCCGAAGGCCTGCCGCTCGCCCATGTAGGTGATGGCCTTCTCGAGCGCGGCCTGACCGCCGCCCAGGGAGCAGGCGCCGATGTTGAGGCGGCCGCCGTCGAGCCCGGACATCGCGATCTTGAAGCCCTCGCCCTCCTCGCCGATGAGGTTCTCGGCCGGGACGCTGACGTTCTCCATGAACACCTGGCGGGTGGGCTGGGCGCGCCAGCCCATCTTCTTCTCGTTCGCACCGAAGGTCAGGCCGTCCATCCCCTTCTCGAGGACGAACGTCGAGATCCCGCGGGAGCCCTCCTGACCGGTGCGGGCCATGACGAGGTAGAGATCGGTCTCGCCGGCGCCGGAGATGAACTGCTTGACGCCGTTGAGGATGTAGCGGTCGCCGTCGCGCCGGGCGGTGGTGCGCAGCGCCGCGGCGTCGGAGCCGGCGTTGGGCTCGGTGAGGCAGTAGGAGCCGAGCGCCTCGAACGCGGTGAGCGGGACGAGCCACTTCTCCTGCTGCTCGGGCGTGGCGTACTTGTCGAGCATCCAGGCGACCATGTTGTGGATCGAGATGTAGCTCGCGACGGACGGGCAGCCGGTCGACAGCGCCTCGAAGATCAGCGCGGCGTCCATCCGGCCGAGGCCCGAGCCGCCGTGCTCCTCGCGCACGTAGATCCCGCCCATGCCGAGCTCGGCGGTGCGCTTGATGACATCGACGGGGAAGTGGTGGTCCGCGTCCCAGTCGAGGGCGTGCGGGGCGATCTCGGCATCGGCGAACTCCCGACACATGTCGGCGAGCTCGATCTGGTCGTCGGTGAGTCCGAAGGTCAGGGCAGCTGCGGTGCTGCGGGCCATGGCAACTCCTTCACGTCGTCGTGGCGCATTCGAGAGCCAGTCTAGGGGCAGAAAGTTGGACGTCCAAGTAATTCTTCGGACGACGGCCGCAGTAGCCCGCCGGCGGCGGAGTCAGTCGAGCGATTCGAGTCCGGTGCGGAGCGCGCCGAGGTCGCCGAGGAGGCGACGCAGCGAGGTCCCGTCGAGTCCGGGGGAGAGGAACACCTCCGCGTTGAGGGCCGCCGTGGCGCGCGCGACGAGGTCGCGGCCGGCCTCGGTGATCTCGACGAGGGTGGTGCGTCCGTCCGCCGGGTGGGGCCGGCGCGCGGCGAGCCCTGCGGCCTCGAGCCGGTCGACGGAGTTCGTCGTCGAGGTCGCGTGCACCTGGAGGCGCTTGGTGATCTTGTTCATCGGCAGGGAACCGCGACGGGTGAAGGAGAGGAGCGCGAGCACCTCGTACCGCGAGAAGGTCAGGGCGAACGGCTTGAGCGTGCGGTCGACCCGCGCGAGCAGCAGCTGGTGCACGCGCATGACCGAGGTCACCAGGGACATGCCGTCGGCCTCGTCGGCCCACCCGTGCGCGAGCCACTGCTTGCGCGACTCCTCGATGGGGTCGAACTCGGCGGGCATCGACTGACCCTCTCTTCCTGTCGGGCGACTTCCTGTCCGGCGGCGGTCTCGCCCCAGTGTAATGAGGGAGCGCGCCGAGAGTCCCAGTGACGACGCGTGCTCGGAGCCGCAGTCCGGAGTCCCAGTGACGACGGGTGCCGGGAGTCGCAGCGAGGACTCGTGCCGGGAACCTCCCGGCGATGTGTGTCAGGAGACATCCGGCGACGAGTGCCGGCATCCGTCGGGCGATGAGCATCTGCAACCTTGCGGCGACGCGTGCCGGGAGTCCTCCCGCGACGAGTGCCGACATCCGTTCGGCGGGACCCACTGGGAGCCTCCCGGCGAGGCGCCGTCCCACCTGGCCGCTGCCGAGGCCACGGCGAGCTCCGCTCGCCGGCGGTCGCCGGTGTCGTCCTCTCCCGCGCGGCAGGCGATCACCGGAGTCGCCCTCTCCCGCGCGGCGGGCGCGGATGAGAGGATGACCCCATGTGCGGACGCCTGAACATGTCCCTGGACCCCGCCGATCTCGTCGACGAGCTCGATATCGACACGGTGGGCCACCGGTTCTCGCCCCGGTACAACGTGCCGCCCGGGGCGGTCCTGCCGATCATCGTCGACCGGCCGGCGGAGACCGGGGAGGCGGTGCGGCGACTCGAGTCGGCGCGCTGGGGTCTCGTCCCGGGCTGGGCGAAGGACGAGAAGATCGGTTTCCGCGCGTTCAATGCCCGTTCCGAGACCGTCGCGTCGAAACCGATGTTCCGGGCGGCGTTCGCCCGCCGGCGATGTGCGATCCCCGTCGCGGGGTACTACGAATGGCAGGCCGACGATTCGGGAGCGAAGACGCCCTGGCTCATGCACGCTCCGGAGGGCCAGCTCTACATGGCGGGGCTCTTCGAGTTCCGGCGGCGGCCCGAACCGGAGGGCGAGGGAGACGACTCCGCCGATCCCGCGGTGCGCGACGGCTGGCTCGTCTCGTCGACGATCCTCACCACCGCCTCGGCGGGGCACCTCGCCGAGGTCCACGACCGGATGCCGGTGATGATCCGTGCGCGGGACATCCCGGCATGGATCGACCCGACGGCGGGCGCGGACGAGGCGCAATCGGTGCTCGACGAGCTCCTCGCAGGCTTCGATCCGGCAGCCGTCGAGCGCTACCGCGTGAGCAGGGAGGTCGGCAACGTCCGCAACCAGTCCGCGGACCTCACCGAACCCGTCGATGACGAATGAGCCGGCTGAATCGCGCCTCGCCCGTGCACCCGCGCCGGTTGTCAGCGGCCGGCCCAATGGTCGAGCCCGCCCGGGACGCGAGTCCCGTCAGCCGGGATCTCGACCCCAATTTGCATCACCGGGGAGAGTCGATCTAGAGTCGTCCCTGTTGCTCGACGGAAACACCGAAGCGAGCGGGCCGGATCGGTCGGATACGAACGGATCACTGAGCCCCGCTTCCACTGGAACAGCAGAAGAGCAGCACCGCTCACGGCACAGCATGACGGGGTCACCCGGACGGCGAACCGTGTGGCGCAGATCACCGGAATGGGATTTGCAAAGCGAGATCGAATCGGTCTAGAGTGGTTAATCGTTCGCCTCACGGAGAGCGGCCCCCGAGCCGGGTACCGAGGCGGACATCCGATTGAGAATCTGACGGCCGGCAGCACGCCGGATTGACAGAGCGAGATCGATTGGTAAGATGGACAAGTTGCCTCGAGGAGGCCGGCGCAGCGCCGGGTGAGTCGAAGTGCGTCTGTTCTTTGAGAACTCAATAGCGTGTTTGTTTGTTTTTGTGATGCCAGTTTTTTGTTTTACTGGTTGATTGAAAATTTGGTGGAGTAGCAGAATTTTGTTTTGTTTCTCTGTCTTTTTCTTTTGGCTGGGATTGTATTTTTCTTATGGAGAGTTTGATCCTGGCTCAGGACGAACGCTGGCGGCGTGCTTAACACATGCAAGTCGAACGCTGAAGCCTGCAGCTTGCTGTGGGTGGATGAGTGGCGAACGGGTGAGTAACACGTGAGTAACCTGCCCCTGACTCTGGGATAAGCCTGGGAAACTGGGTCTAATACCGGATATGACCATTCTCCGCATGGAGTGGTGGTGGAAAGTTTTTCGGTTGGGGATGGGCTCGCGGCCTATCAGCTTGTTGGTGGGGTGATGGCCTACCAAGGCGACGACGGGTAGCCGGCCTGAGAGGGCGACCGGCCACACTGGGACTGAGACACGGCCCAGACTCCTACGGGAGGCAGCAGTGGGGAATATTGCACAATGGGGGAAACCCTGATGCAGCGACGCCGCGTGGGGGATGACGGCCTTCGGGTTGTAAACCTCTTTCAGTAGGGAAGAAGCCTTCGGGTGACGGTACCTGCAGAAGAAGTACCGGCTAACTACGTGCCAGCAGCCGCGGTAATACGTAGGGTACAAGCGTTGTCCGGAATTATTGGGCGTAAAGAGCTCGTAGGTGGTTTGTCGCGTCTGCTGTGGAAACGCAAGGCTCAACCTTGCGCGTGCAGTGGGTACGGGCGAACTAGAGTGCAGTAGGGGAGTCTGGAATTCCTGGTGTAGCGGTGAAATGCGCAGATATCAGGAGGAACACCGGTGGCGAAGGCGGGACTCTGGGCTGTAACTGACGCTGAGGAGCGAAAGCATGGGGAGCGAACAGGATTAGATACCCTGGTAGTCCATGCCGTAAACGTTGGGCACTAGGTGTGGGGTCCATTCCACGGATTCCGCGCCGTAGCTAACGCATTAAGTGCCCCGCCTGGGAAGTACGGCCGCAAGGCTAAAACTCAAAGGAATTGACGGGGGCCCGCACAAGCGGCGGAGCATGCGGATTAATTCGATGCAACGCGAAGAACCTTACCAAGGCTTGACATACACCGGAATGTGCCAGAGATGGTTCAGCCCTTTGGGCTGGTGTACAGGTGGTGCATGGTTGTCGTCAGCTCGTGTCGTGAGATGTTGGGTTAAGTCCCGCAACGAGCGCAACCCTCGTTCTATGTTGCCAGCACGTGATGGTGGGAACTCATAGGAGACTGCCGGGGTCAACTCGGAGGAAGGTGGGGATGACGTCAAATCATCATGCCCTTTATGTCTTGGGCTTCACGCATGCTACAATGGTCGGTAC
This window harbors:
- a CDS encoding NAD(P)H-dependent flavin oxidoreductase gives rise to the protein MALPEVLTRPLRLPVIASPQFIASGPELVKAQCQAGIIGAFPTLNARPLPMLDEWFTDIRESNEAYAKANPGSPVGTFAANLIVHRTNNRLEEDLELVVKHEVPLVITSLGAREDVYEAVHSYGGVILHDVINNRFAHKAIEKGADGLIPVAAGAGGHAGSQSPFALVREIRSWFDGPIALSGAIAHGQSILAALATGADFAYIGSAFLSTPEANVQDGYRQMIVDSDADDIVYSNLFTGVHGNYLRGSIEAAGLDPNDLPESDPSKMNFGSGGNQKAKAWKDIWGSGQGVGAISESLPTAELVERFAAEFDQAKKDLFARVGA
- a CDS encoding enoyl-CoA hydratase, translated to MTDFDTVLVEKGDGYGIITLNRPQALNALNMQVLTDVTTAAAELDADDEVSAIIITGADRAFAAGADIKEMQSLDFATAYKADWFAGWTRLADVRVPIIAAVNGFALGGGCELAMMCDILIASTKAKFGQPEINLGVLPGMGGSQRLTRAIGKAKAMDLCLTGRMIGAEEAERSGLVARVVEHEELLTEAKEIAAVIAGKSQIASALVKEAVNVAFETTLEQGLRYERRLFHASLATNDQSEGMAAFIEKREPNFTHT
- the nrdE gene encoding class 1b ribonucleoside-diphosphate reductase subunit alpha codes for the protein MSTTTHDRDLEAIIREETDLDYHALNAMLNLYDADGRIQFERDKQAARQFFLQYVNTNTVFFHDLEEKLRYLVEHDYYEKEVLDQYSFEFIQRLSQAAYKHKFRFQTFLGAFKFYTSYTLKTFDGKRFLERFEDRVVMVALFLARGDEKLAAALMEEIITGRFQPATPTFLNAGKKQRGELVSCFLLRIEDNMESIGRSINSALQLSKRGGGVAFSLTNIREAGAPIKKIENQSSGVIPVMKLLEDSFSYANQLGARQGAGAVYLNAHHPDIYRFLDTKRENADEKIRIKTLSLGVVVPDITFELAKTNEDMYLFSPYDVEQVYGVPFTEISVTEKYHEMVDDARIKKSKINAREFFQTLAEIQFESGYPYIMFEDTVNRANPIDGRITMSNLCSEILQVSEPTTYNADLSYAEVGKDISCNLGSLNIALTMDSEDFGRTVETAIRGLTAVSETSDIDSVPSIARGNEMSHAIGLGQMNLHGFLARERIHYGSDEGLDFTNMYFYAVAYHCVRASMEIAKERGRTFAGFEKSKYASGEYFEKYIEQEWAPRTARVAELFAEAGVSLPTQQDWAELKAQVAEHGMYNQNLQAVPPTGSISYINNSTSSIHPVASRIEIRKEGKIGRVYYPAPFMSNDNLDYYQDAYEIGYEKIIDTYAEATKHVDQGLSLTLFFKDTATTRDINKAQIYAWRKGIKTIYYIRIRQLALQGTEVEGCVSCML
- the nrdF gene encoding class 1b ribonucleoside-diphosphate reductase subunit beta gives rise to the protein MSEKLTLVSHVDAINWNRIIDEIDSEVWDRLTANFWLPEKVPLSNDVQSWATLTEEEKTLTMRVFTGLTLLDTIQGTVGAVSLIPDALTPHEEAVYTNIAFMESVHAKSYSSIFSTLSSTRQIDDAFRWSTENQSLQRKADIILKYYRGDEPLKRKVASTLLESFLFYSGFYLPMYWSSHAKLTNTADLIRLIIRDEAVHGYYIGYKYQRGLERVDDAKKQELKDYTYELLFELYENEVQYTHDLYDPVGLAEDVKKFLHYNANKALMNLGYEAMFPSSVTDVNPAILSALSPNADENHDFFSGSGSSYVIGKAVNTEDEDWDF
- a CDS encoding DMT family transporter; this encodes MGVIVAAAFAFIWSTGFVVGRFIHGAAEPNTFLALRFAIAAALLFGACALVRPRMPDLRTVGAHLGIGGLVNGVYLCLVYVAIAEGLPAGIMALFGGWQPVLTVIVAAVAHRSLPRPSVVIGIVVSLLGLGLVLGPGASTGVVTAGLVVMALASITALTIGTMLQPAVRSAAMLPTLAWQMTGGAIVAVGGAVLLGESLPEPSARLIGALAWSVLGISVLGMALMLHLVRTTSPTTVAIVVLAAPPLAAIQTYLLFGDTLTPFQILGVVVALAGVGVARVAAQSSQNTSPTSMK